ccgtcgccgcgcgccgAGAAGCGCAGAGCACACGGCGCACGCGTTTCACGGCGGGGCATCGCTTGTTGTTGTGCTCgatgggtgtgcgtgtgtacgggAGACAGGTGCACACAAACAAGCacgcggggaggggggacgaagagaagcgggCAATTGCGGTTCCACAAAACGAGGAGACACACAACGAAGAAAGAGCGGAAGGCGAGGGCACGTCAAACAGACATCTGGCCATGGTGCAAACCACCGCGGCATCGACATCCACGCCACCGGCCAATGTGGCAGTGCTGGCTTGATGTGCCACCGatctcctcccctcctgcGGCGAAGTCAGCGTACTTTACATCTGAGAAAcaacacccacacacacacacacacacagaaacgcCCAGACACATGGCAGTGCGGCGCCTACCGTCCTGAAGACCTGCGActcttctctctcacgccggcgtgcagcagcgagtTCAGTATCACCTTGCCTTGGCCGTGGCCGGTGAGGAGCACAGGGGCGTCCTTGAtggtacacacacacacgcgctggcAATCGAGGAAGGCAACGCGGTGGCCGACGTCGTCGCACAGCgtgtccagcagcagcagctcgcccgTGGCCCGGACCAGGATGAGGTAATTCTTATACACGGACAGTTGCAGGATGGCGCTTGCTTGCACaagcggcacagcagcgtgaAGCTTCAGGCTCGTgacgacgagggcggcgTGCTTCACAGAGACGATGTTGTCGACATGCAAACGCACGACGGCCCCCTCGGCGTCCACGCAAAAAAGCATCCCCGATCCATTGCCGGCGGCAGCTACCAGTGGGCAGGGATGCGTATAGGACGTGCGCTCCGCCTTGCGCGAGAGACTCCAGAGCCGGACGCACGCGTCCTTTTCACCAACCGTAAAGGCGAAGCTGCCAAAGAAGCTCACCTCGATGATCCGACCTGCGTGGCCCAGCAGCTGGCACAACGTGGTCTcgcccctctccacctcgtAGATGAGCGTGCGACTGTGGTGGCACTGATGGACCGTGACGCCGACGCAGAGCTCGTCAGGGGACACGTAGAGGGCGTAGTCCGCCTCTGGCAGCGCGGTCTTGGGGAGCGCGCGCTTGTCAAGCTGGGTCTTCCCTCCCAGGTAGTAGAAGCCGAGGTGGCTCGCCTCCTGCGGCATAAAAACTACCATATCGggccccaccgccaccgcgctcCGCACGCGCCCGACGGTGTGCTCGATCGGTGCCCCGGTGATGAGTGAGTAGAGCCGCAGGTAGTGCGCTGCATCCACCGTCACAAGAAGGGTCCCTGCGCGGTTCGTCGAGACGCTCCGCACCGACTGCGTCGATACCTTGGCGTTTCGCAGAATGTTGGTGGTGCGCTGTCCCTCCTTGACCTGGTCTATAGAGGAGAGTCCTCGCTCCAACGACCACGAATGAacgtcgccggtggtggtggtcgcgAACACGTTGGAATCATGCACTGCCACGTGCTGTATGAGGCCCACAGGGGCCGACTCGGCGCCGATGAGGCTTCCCTTATCTGGGTCCCACACGACAATGTAAGGCCCAGAGCGCGCCACCACCTTCGCAGAGTCCTCTGTGAACGTGACGTACTCGATATCCGAGTCCACGCTGAAGGGGCTGCGCAGGGTGCTGCATGCGGCTCCGGCGAGAGTGCGCCACACCTGCAGAATGGTGCCCTGCTGAGTCACATAGTGGGCACCAGTGGCACTcatgcgcagccgcacgagCGGATCGGGCCCAACGTcgatgcggtgcagcagctcaccgGCGGAGGTCCAGACGTGCAGGTATGTGCCGGCGTACGACACCAAAACGCGGCCGTCGCGGTTACAGCTAACGGTGGTCACGAGGCTGTCGTGTGTAAAGGCGACGTACTCCTTCATCTCTTCATCGTAGAGgcacaggcagcagcgactgaGCAGCAGTAGACGGTTGCCGCAGAAGAAACCACGCTGGCGAACGCCCTCCTCCATGTCCGGCAGCTCCCGCACAATGCGCTTCTTCAGCACATCAATGAGGCACAGCTGGTTTGTGGCGGTACTGGTGGCCACGAGCAGGGAGCCGAACGTGTCGAGATTCGTCGCCCGCGCCTCAATGCTTATGTCAGCGAAGAGGAAGTTCAGGTTGCTTTCGTAGTCCCAGACAAGCACCTGCGTCTCGCTCGCCACcagcacgcgtgtgccggctGCGTGAAGTACACCCGTGATGCGCTTCTGCCGCTCAAAGGGCATGTGCAGCTCGGCGATGGGCTTGCCGAGGTCTGAGGTGAACACAAACACGGACTCGTTAGTGGCTGCTACCACACAGCCGCCTCTGCAGTGGCACCACGAGCACGCCTCACTCACGCGCGCCGACACCGTGGCGGTGTTCTCCTGGCCATCGTTAAGGGGTCGCAGAAACAGCTGCGGGGTAATGCACTTCGTCGCGGCCTCTGCGGAAGCATACGGCGAGAaggagcggcgcaggagcgccgTCTGGTAGAGGTCGGAGGAGTAGTTCGCCACCTCGCGGAGGCAGCACATGAGAGGGCCCTCGGCCATCACTTGCGGCACAGGCGGACCAACAAGGGAGGCCACCTCACGCAGTAACGTCCGCGCCTGCAGGAGATGCAGAAACGCATCCAGTACGTGCAGCCGGTGCACCGGCCCGCGCCGCAACATGGCGTCCACGAGCAGCGGGTTGCACAGCAGTTGCACTGCCTGCCGCATGTTGCCGTTTTCCATCATCAAAGGCGCCAGGTGCCAAAACGCATGCGGCACCTCCGCACTGTAGGTGACGACGAGTCTGTACAGGTGGGACTCTAGCAACACACTGAGTCGCGGCACGTGCTCGCGGCAGATATCCAAAAAGAGCGTCTTGAGGATCGGGTGGGCGACATGGGCGGTGGCATCTTTGTACCACAGGAAGAGGCCCATGTCCGACAGCATCAGCAAGGCAGAAAGGGTGGTGTGGCGGGGGCACGAGCCCAGTTCCTCGCAGATGTACACCAGCTCCGAGGCCGGCAAAGGGGCCAGAGAAACCAGTACGAGCAGCGTCTCCACAGTGATCTGCGGATGCAGCATCACAGCCTTGTCGTGCAGCGACTGTACTAGCTCCGCGACTGtcggtggcagcgcgccCTCGATCAGCAGGTGCGCCTCGTACTCGGATTCAACGTCGCTCCCGGTGTTCAAGAGGTGGTGCGCATACGACGAAGCCAGGCGCGGGTATAGCACCGTCAGAGCCTCTTCCTTCTGCAGGTAGCTCTTCTCTGACATGCCGAGGGCCCCGCGTGACTTGAGCTCAGACATGTCCATCCCGGGCAGCACCACGTTTCTCTCCTTCAGATACGTCTtgaagagctgcagcgagtTTATGTCCGCCATGGGCGGGCACAAGCACTCGAAAGGCTGCGGCATGCGCttacgcagcagcgggagcacCGGGCTCTCGGTGTCGAGAGACACCACGATACGGACCGCCTGGGGGAGGATATGCGGCAGCCACGCTGCCAGTATGCTGCAGTGGCACCCACATGTGTCGAGCAGGTCGATGCGGCCCAGCAACAGAGCTACCGTTGGTCCGGCGTAGGTGCGGATCGCATCCCGCACACCCTCCGCCAGTGCATCAACGCTGGTGAACCAAAGGGTGCTCCCAGGGGCgaagaggtgaagaaggcggtACAAAAACACGGCAACGCTGCAGTGATCGACGTCCACGACGTGGCACACCACGCGCGCCGGCACCTCGCCACCCACGCTGGGCCGCCCCTCCCACAGCAGACTCGCCACGTTGCACAGGATGCTACTCTTGCCAATGCAGCCGGCGCCGTAGAGAATGAATGGGGAGCTACTGTCTCGGTAGGGGCCAGAGACGTACCCCAGCACGAGCGCCGTCTTTTTGGGGTGAAAGCGGCCACACAGCACAAAGCCGCGCACCATATCGATCTCGTCGGCGTTGGTGTAGAAGAGCTGCGACGCCTCGAGGCCCTGCACCTCGTCCGCGTGCACGACGGCTGGCGTACTCCCGTCCACCGCGGGTTCCCGGAACGTCATCTGAAGGGAGGTGAAGAGGTCGCTCTGCCAGCGCACCACTCGGTTTCTCGGtgtcatcaccgccgccggcacggtcaccgtcgccgtgaGGGACTCGTAACACGCGGCTCCGGCGCAGCCCGCACTGCGCAGCCACTGGCTTGCCGGAACCACGTCGTTGACGCCGCCCGACACCTCCCATGACATCGGCGTGTAGCAGAAGAAGGAGCGCGACGCACGGTAGACGCGGGGCCGCAGTTTTCCCATCTTGTCACGCAGTGGGAGTTGGGACGGCGGCTTCTGGCACAGCACCTGTGCCAGCGCAGACAGCTGTGGCTTCGAGAACGGCTCGGCGCCGAGGAGGGCAACGCACCACGTCAGTTGATGGTTGAAAGCGTCCTGGCACCGCGCCAGCTTGGACTCGACCTGCTCCGCCGAGTCCCCTTCGCTGAGGGTGAGGGCCGCCACGCGGACTCGCGCTGCGGCCATGTACTTGTTCACCGCAGGCAGGCACTTCTCGCAGTATTCTTGCACCGCCTCGCGGGCGCCAAGAGTTAAGAGAAAGACGGTGTGCCACGAGTGAGGGCTGCGCGGTATGCCATATGGCTCGTAGCCGTGCAGCTCCATATCCTCGTTAGCCCGCAGCGTTGTCTGCAGCCGTGTGACCCACTCGTCCGTCACCCCGCAGCCCTCCAGGACGAGGTGAGTGAAGCGCGTGTTTTGCCGGGCCGCCGCCCACACTCGGCGAATAGCTGGTGTGGAAAGGAGGTTGCCGGCGACGTCGACACTGCGCAGACTCGGGTGGGCGTCGGTGATAATGTCTGCCAGAAGACTCATGCATGTCTCATCAACGCTGTTCTGGGGCAGGCGCACCTCTTCTATGCAccgatgctgccgcacgaGCGAGAGCACGGCGAGCACGCCAAGGCGGCCGAGGAAGGTGTGCGAGGCATCGATCAGTCGCATGTGAAGGAGATCCGACGCCATCACCTGAGCCTCGATGTCGCTGTTTGGCTTCACGCCGTGCCGTTGACAGCACTCCATGTAGAGGTCGTGTGCAGCGTTCATGatgccgaggaggagaactGTCGAGGATGCAGccggggaagaggagaggcgcaAGAAGCGCTGCCGACTCGTCACACAAGAGCAGGCGCCGCCCCGAACAGAAAGAAGAGCAAACGCAAACGCGAGAAGGGGAAGCTTGGCGTGGCGAAGagcggagcaggaggcggtgcgcctgGCCCTCGTGATGACGACTGTGCGAGCGGGCTCTATTGGGCGTGCGGACCAGCGAAGCGGCTGGGCGTGCAGCACAAGGGaaatgagagagagggtaCCGCTGATGCACTAAGCCCCATCACCGCCAGTCGTTATTCCTGCCCTGTTTCCTTCTCGTTCTCTAGTGTCTCTGGCCCCATGTGAAGGGCAAGACGTGCACATGTGCGcgaaaggggggagaggggagagagagagagaggggtcATTCAGTGGAAGCAGTGTGCAGGCAGGTTGGGTCATCGAGAAGCCGGCGCGCACAACATTAAGCCGCCTGCATgacgagagaaggaaaagcaaCTACTCGGCggtgtgcagcggcgcacaccgAGGCAAACGAATACACGCCCACTGTCGTACACGCTGGCGGGGAGGAAGCTACGGCAGCGCAGTCGTGCTCATCTCCCGTGGAGCCAGTGGGCACTAGTGCGACTCGCTGTAGCCTATTAAGGTGATCGCGTCTACTGAGATAACGCTTCgagatgcggcggcgcacggtCATGTCAGCTCAGCCGCTTGCGTctgcgacgacgacgaagcaAAAACAAacccgctgcagctcttcaGCGGGTCCGTACGCGACGCTGAGTTGACGTCAGAACAGCAGACGAGTGTCGCGCCGTCGTTGCGCTCATCCAGAGTGCAAGAGGAAGGAAGAACGCCTTTGGGAAACGACCCGCGTAAGGGCCTTGATGGTGCGCTGAGAGATCAGCAAGCCCGTGCCTGCGCACGTTCCAGCAAAATCGTCGCTAGGATCTGCCATGCGCAGCATGGCCCAaactccgccgcggcgcttcaggagagcgtcagcgacagggactgctgcagctctacgAGCTCTGGGAAAGGATAAGGTAGGCTGCTGCGTGTTATGGTGAGCGTCGCGAGGAAGCGCAGCGAACGGGTAAAGTCCAGGTTtgtgtgcaggtgctcgCAGTACGAAAGTGATAGGACAGACAGGAGCGGTGTGTGCTGCACCAGAACCGCCATTTCGACGGCCGTTACGTTTGTGTGGTCCAGGCAGAGCTGCTCCAGGCTGTGCGCGCCGCACAGCCAGCGAATGTTTGGCACCGTGCCGTaggagaggtggaggtgcttGACGGAGCCCAGCacctgcgtcggcggcgggTCGTCACGAGGCCAGCGCATGTGCGCAAAGTAGCCGGTTTGGAGGTGCAAGGTGGGCTGCGTTATGAACGTCGCGAACTCAGTGGGGAGAAACACGTTGCCCGACAGGTCCACTatccgcagcgtcgcgagGGTGCCGAGCTGTGCCACGAGCATGAGCCGCTCGCAGCTGGAAGCGCGCAGTATTCGAAGGGAGGCGGCACAGGCGAGGGGCTCAAGGCTGGACAAGTGTGGACAGGAAGACACGTCAAGGGTGGTAAGGAGAGGAAGCTGCGCCAAAATGCGGAGCTCCGCGTCGCGGATCAGTGTCTGGgacagctgcacctcctgcaggtgctggagctgACTAAGCGGTTTCAAGCACTCCACACAACACTTACTCGCCGTGACGCGGCGCAAGAGAGGCGCGTACTTAGCCACAGCCAGAGAGCCATGCACGCTCGGAGAAGGCAGTAGAACAAGGTCCTGCAGCCCCGAAAGGGCAGAAAAGACGCGGCCAGTGCTGCGCCTGTGGGCTGAGACGCAGGTGCTGAGACGATGCCGCGACGTCAAGGCGGTTACCTGCACGGGCGTGCCTTCCCAGGCGGACAGCAGCGAGTCCAGCACGAGGCTGTCTAGGTCCGTCAcgtgcaccgccacaccCGCGGGCCCGAAGAGGCGGAAAAGTAGCTGTGTGTGCCACGTCACGAGCCACGGCGGCACGCGGTGGTGAAAGTCGTTGAGAGTGATGCCCATGCGGTCCACCCGTACAGTGCACACGCAGCCGCTCTTCTGCTCGTAGGAGGGAAGGTAGTGTACACTTCTCTCGTGAGCGGCCTGCCGCgtgcgggagggggagctTATCACGGCCGCGAACGCTGCAGGGCTCGCTGCGCACCACGCCCacacgacgccgctgtcatGGCCCCGTGCGACGTACTCCGAGATGGCGCAGATTCCCTGCGTGTCCATCGTCTCTGCGCACTCACCGTCACCGCATGATGCGCACCAACAAGGAATCAACGGCGCGCTTCGTGCTTGCGCACCCCTCTACAAAGACACAAGGAAGGGCAACTAAGAGAGATGCGGacgggaagggggagagtggggagagagagaggggggcgtcTTTTGAGTGTACGAGTtcgtatgtgtgtatgtgtatggGTGGATGCGTGCTATGATGCGCAGACAGTGTCAGGCGGCCGGCGTAGCGCATTCTCTGAGGCACATGCACACGAATTGGTGGAGAGCAAACACAGAACGGAGAGATACGGAGAGATACGATGAGGTCGCTCTTTTCGCCTAGTGGAGGCGGGCCACATGCCGCGGGGTacagcggcgatggtgaACAGAGACAGCGCGCAGAGTCGCCTCCGAGAGAAACCCACTCGGTGCCGATATGCAACACGAAAGAGCACAACTCTTCGCACGGCTGTGCACTCAAGCCCACCAGCGACtcgcacagcacacacggGCAGTGTAACTTCGAAAACAGCGACCAAAGCATCCAAACCCCCGACGGGGCAGGCAGGTAGCTGCTCCAGCAACCGCAATATGCGCGGCAGTGACGCGAGTGCCGACACTCCGTCATCCGCGCATCACCGCGTAGAGAAGAATAAAAGTGTCTTTGCTGTCTATCTGCGCTGTATCTCTTGCTATCTACTAGCGTCGTGTTGCAGAGCCCCAAAAGCGCCGCGCATTCGTCCTGTCCCCGAGTGAtgcgtgtgggcgtgctGGTGCACTTTCATAGCATAGGCCGcagcctctcctcctttcaCAGGCACACATACTGGCTAGCCACTCGCCTGCGCACATACCCACCAACGGCGATGCACATCAGACGAGAGCCAAAAACGATACGCGAGAAGGACGACGGCAAGGGGAGGAGCAACCACGCGTGAGAGCCTGAAGGGAGACCGAGAAGGGGGGCCCACAGGCGGGGCAGGGCGAGAGGAAAGAAAGACACGGAGGCCGAAAACGCCCGAGCCAGCCTCAGCTGGCAACAGGGGGAAATAAGCTCCACACAAGCACCCACATACATAGGAATGAGGGATGCACAAACATAAAACAAAAGCGTGGCGTCACCTGCCTCACTATCACCGCAGATGGGCCAATGCAGCATTAGACCCATGAACGCAGACAGCGCAAGGCCGCAATTCACGACTCGCACCccggcagcgcggccaccaccgACCTGCCACAGTGCATGCGACCAGCCCACGAGTCGGCTGGAGGAAAGAGGCGACAAAAGATAGAACACTCAAATTGGGTTTTACGTCTTGCCAACGTGTGTCCGCTTCACCGCCGTACAGCATTAGTTAAACACCGCGCTGacctccttcccccctcccccgcccgGCCCCGTCACAGGCCaccatccgcgtggtgcgaagcagccctCGACATGTGCaacagcaatgcgccgactcggccATCTGAGAGCccggcccctgcctcaaactCTGGCCACTCACCTGCTTCGCAtgtcgcctcgcagccgcacccTATCATGCTGGTCTCTATGTGGTGAATCCCCGTCGGGGCGGCTCAGGCCTCCGAGCACCAGCGGCCAaagtgtgagggccgggggcGGGGTACATGCGACTTGGGCCGGTACTCCGTCCAGCACGTGAACGGCACAAACCTgtgcactgtcgcaggtTGCCgcaacgcaacgccatccaggacctggccaccagcaccagtAGAGAAACATCGCGCGGGCCTTCCCTACGTCACAGACACTTGCCCCTatcaccaccagaggtggctcgaCATTGGCTGGGttaagggggggggaggggggggccTGGCCTCCCCACCCCGAGTGGAAGTGCACGGGGCCCtggatgccacgcactgagcAGTGTGCCTCATCGCTAGGGAAGCACGAAGGCTGAATGAAAAGAATGAAGGGGCCCCCCGACCCGCGTCTGTGCACGACTTGGGTGCAGAACGCGGCAAGGGAAGAGGATGAAAGCAGCGCACACGtgaagcggctgcgtggcTGTCCTCCTCGCAGCAATGGCGACCTCTATCGCTGGGCAAGGAGGAAAAGAGTCCGCTAGAGCACTGGCAAGCACCGGGGAAGGTTCGTCGCGTCAAGAGCGACAACGGGAACGGGCGAGGCAGCGTgaggaagaaaagaagggggtggtggaCCAAGGAGAAAGTCTCCGCGTGGAACGTGACACCGGCCACTTGTGTGgccttgctgctgcgcatggcTCCGCCTGGCACGCACTAGAAAtaaaggaagaagaagcgaatCGCCGAGTCTGCCCGAGGCAACTACGGAGTAGCGCGTACAGGAATGTGACAGCAAGCTGCCCGGCGCCTGCATCACGGACACACATCCCTGCCCTCACCTTCCGACGGCTTAAAGGTGCGACGCGACGGCTCCTGGCACACCCATCTTGTCGAACATCAACTCCCTCTGCTGGCGtgccttcagcgccgcggcgctctcgtTCTCccgcggaggcgacggcagcaactTGCCAGGGTTGCAGATGTTCTTTGGATCCACTTTCTTCTTCACAGCAAAGAGGAGGTCTATCGCATTAGGCCCCATGTAGCGGCTCATCCACGGCACGTGCTCGTAGCCGATGCCGTGGTGATGAGTGAGGTTTCCGGTGTGCGCCAGCATCGCCTCCGTCGCGCGCTTCTTGATGGCGAGGAATATCTTCATGTCCATGTCGTCCTTTTGTGCGCTCGCGAAGGTGAAGTagaggcagcagccgtaCTTGTACTGGTGGGCCGTGTGACATCCAATCCAGCCGCGGTGTCCGTGTTCCTTCCACACCTGCCGCACAGCGGCCTTCACTGCGCGCCAGCACGGGATCGCCTGCGAATAGAGAACACTCGTCTCGAAGACGTCCGCCCagtgcgagagagacagggCGAAGTCGCGTATGTAGGGCAGGTCGTACTTCTTATCCTGCCACGTGTCAcccgcgccgcggccgatACCGACGCCACCGTACTGCTTGAAGACTGCAGCCGTCTCGCTGCGCTGGAACTTGACGCGATCCGGCGTTCCCTCAAAGCCAACAATCACTAGGCTTATGCGGCGCAGGCTCCAGCCGCGGTACCTCTCAAGGAAGGACTTGACACCCGTACTCACCAGGCGCTGAAGGAAGCTGTGTTTGGTGGTGCTCATCGCCATACTCATACGAAAATCGTCCTCGTCGTACAGGCGCATCGTGCACGGATGAATTCCTTTGGCGGTGCACGTGTAGAAGGCGCTGAAACCAGCCTCGAAAGTGGGGAACAGGTAGCCTTCGTATAGCTTCTTCTCCGGGATGGTTTCCAGCTTGATGGTGGCCTCCGTAATGATGCCGAAGGCGCCTTCGGAGCCGATGAAGAGCCCGTTCAGGTCCACACCACACGTGCGGGACGTGGTCGGGGTTTCGATGATGCCCGTCGGCGTTGCCACCTTCACAGCCACCACCATGTCTTCAATGTCGCCGTACTGGTTCGACATGGCCCCGCTGCCACGTGCACCAATCCATCCGCCGAGGGTTGAGTACATGTAGCTGTCGGGGTCGTGGCCGAGCATGAAGCCGTGGCGGAACAACTGCTCGTCCAGGTCGGGGCCAAGCACACCGGTTTCAAAGGTGGCCAGACGCGACTCGCGGTCAATCGATATCATGCGATTCATGCGGCGCATGTCCACGGAGACGATCATGCGGGCACGCTCGAAGGGGTCTGCTTCGACGCCGCCCGTCACGTTGGTGCCGCCACCGAAAGGAATAACGACCAcgttgtgcttgtgcgccAGTCCCATAATCTCGGCGCAGTCCTTGTGGCTGTTCGGCAACAGAATGCAGTCTGGAGTGTGCTCGACCATGCCCttgcgcacacgccacaGGTCGCGGTAGTTTTTGCCCACGATGTGGCACAGGCGGCTCTTGCCGTCAGGGCGAATTTGActcttctccagcaccgcggAGATGTCTTTCATGAAGGCCTCGTTGATGTTCGGCTTGTTGAGCCTTGCAAGCGCCTGCTCGAGCGGGATgctcggcgacagcggcgggATCTCCTTTGGACCTACTCCGCCGCTGACCTCCTGGTAGAGGAACTCGAGCAAGTTTTTGATGGGCTTGCCATCCACGTGGCGCACCCAGAGCGGGTTCTCGCTGTCGATCTGCATCTGGACACCCTCGACACCCCACCCATTCCACTTGAGGCGATCATACACCTCCGCCTGGATgggcgcctgcgcctcgtcAGCGGGCATATTGTCTTACGTTTTTATCGCTTCTTCTTGTCGCCTCGGGCTGTGCACGTCGCGCAACCACCCTCTTCTGCTGGGCTCGCGAGAACGTGCTCGTGAATCGGGGAGCAGGTGGGCACGTGACTTAGGATGTCTGCTCCGTGGAGAGAGTGGGCGAAGAGGGGAGTGAGTGAGGGTGCAGGCGAGTGCAGTCGTCAGTCCGGCTGCGGTGTGCGTCTCAGTGCACTCTACCCTTCTCGTGTCGCGGGGAAAGGCAGCACAAGTCAAGGCGAAAAGAAGGGGTCAGGGATAGAGTGGGCACCGCAGACACAAGAGAACCAAACAAGCAGAGATGATGATGGTGCGAATAATTCTATCAGCTGGAGACAGGCACACGGCAGAGACTCGCGGCGACACAGATATCAGCAGGAGAACGAAGTACGGTGCGGCACAAGGCAGAGCAAAATAGCGGAGGGGAGCacagaaagggagaagagacgCATGGGGCGCATGCagcgaaaaagaagggcCGGCGTGCGACGTCGGAGACGACGCTGGAACAGAACCACGACGCGGTcagcgcccacacacacgccatgCGATGCAGCTCTCGCAttcgcgcatgcgcacgcacacagacggcAGATGCTTGGAGAAGTGCAGTCACCTAATTATGCTATAAGCGAGCGCGCAACAGAAtacgaggcggcgcgcgcgcacaggcagacgcgcacgtgagcagaggagctgcagtTGTTTCACTTTCTTTGTTCGCCGCGCGGGCAATGCCGTAACGAAGCAGCGCTCACGCCAtaccacccacccacccgctcTGCCCTTAGCAGCTCAGTACTTTCCGCGGTAGCAGAAAAGGCGGAGCACGGCCATGGTTGCCTCATAGCGCCACCCTCGCGGTGCGCCATCCTCGGGCGCGTACGTCACCatgtcgcgctgctgcatcgtgGACAGGCattggcgcagctggcgaaTCTTCTCGAGCGACTCCGTCGGAGCGGCGCGCTTCAGCATCTCCTCTTCGAGCGCGTTGAGACAGAAGAGCGTCATGTTGTGGTTGAAGCCGAAAAAAGAGGCCGTCTTACACCGACGTTTTGCATCGTGCGACGTGGCGtcgtggcggagcagcggaaACAAAATGTCCTCGCGGATGGTGGAGGACCCGTTGAGGAGCATGGCGACGCGGTCGATCCCCATCCCCCACCCCGCCGTTGGGGGCAGCCcgacctgcagcgccttgaGAAACGTTTCGtccagcgccatcgcctcgtcgtcgccggtTTGCctgtccagcagctgctgctgaaagCGGTAGTACTGCTCCTGCGGGTCATTCAGCTCGCTGTACGCGTTGCAGTACTCGGTGCCATTGATGAATAGCTCGAAACGAGCCGACAGCCCCggccgcgtgcgctgctccaTCGCCAGCGGGCTCATGAACAGCGGATGGTCCGTCACGAACGTCGGCTCCACCACGCGATCAGTGATGAAGTAGTCGATGAGCTTGTCGAACATCTTGGCAGCCGTGCgcaccgacggcagcgggATGTTGTAGCGGAGCATGATGGCAGACATGTATGCCAGTCCACGCGGCGTACTCAGCTCTGTCGGGGGCGGCAGCTCGACGCCGGCCGCCTCCTGCACTGCGTCGTACGCGTTGACGCGGCGAAACGGCTGCGCAAGGTCGATTTCCACCGGCTTCTTTTCCACGCACGACGTCACAGTGATTTTGGTGGTGCCGTTCGCCGCGAGCGCCAAGTGGCGCAGGATCTCTTCCGTCATGGTCATCAGATCCTTGTAGGTGTGATAGGCGGCGTAGAACTCGCACGTGGTGAATTCGGGGTTGTGGCTGCGGTCGGCGTCCTCGTTCCGGAAGACGCGGCCGATCTCGTACACGCGCTCCATGCCGCCCACAACGCACTGTTTCAGGTGAAGCTCTGGGGCCACCCGAAGGAAGAGATCCGCGTCGTTGGCGTTGTGGTGCGTGACAAACGGCTTCGCGTTGGCACCTGAGGCGACGGagtgcagcaccggcgtCTCCACCTCGACGAAGCTGCGCGCGTCGAGAAAGT
Above is a window of Leishmania donovani BPK282A1 complete genome, chromosome 30 DNA encoding:
- a CDS encoding alkyldihydroxyacetonephosphate synthase, yielding MPADEAQAPIQAEVYDRLKWNGWGVEGVQMQIDSENPLWVRHVDGKPIKNLLEFLYQEVSGGVGPKEIPPLSPSIPLEQALARLNKPNINEAFMKDISAVLEKSQIRPDGKSRLCHIVGKNYRDLWRVRKGMVEHTPDCILLPNSHKDCAEIMGLAHKHNVVVIPFGGGTNVTGGVEADPFERARMIVSVDMRRMNRMISIDRESRLATFETGVLGPDLDEQLFRHGFMLGHDPDSYMYSTLGGWIGARGSGAMSNQYGDIEDMVVAVKVATPTGIIETPTTSRTCGVDLNGLFIGSEGAFGIITEATIKLETIPEKKLYEGYLFPTFEAGFSAFYTCTAKGIHPCTMRLYDEDDFRMSMAMSTTKHSFLQRLVSTGVKSFLERYRGWSLRRISLVIVGFEGTPDRVKFQRSETAAVFKQYGGVGIGRGAGDTWQDKKYDLPYIRDFALSLSHWADVFETSVLYSQAIPCWRAVKAAVRQVWKEHGHRGWIGCHTAHQYKYGCCLYFTFASAQKDDMDMKIFLAIKKRATEAMLAHTGNLTHHHGIGYEHVPWMSRYMGPNAIDLLFAVKKKVDPKNICNPGKLLPSPPRENESAAALKARQQRELMFDKMGVPGAVASHL
- a CDS encoding lysyl-tRNA synthetase, putative, which produces MGGILFITIRSGEAQLQVLRQVNESFTKADLRAFASTLHTGDILGATGVPGRTAKGELSLYATEASILAPYVCTDQALCPDLKGFVPLTDTGIKYRYRFVDMMSSPSVVQHFRKRHAITRALRDFLDARSFVEVETPVLHSVASGANAKPFVTHHNANDADLFLRVAPELHLKQCVVGGMERVYEIGRVFRNEDADRSHNPEFTTCEFYAAYHTYKDLMTMTEEILRHLALAANGTTKITVTSCVEKKPVEIDLAQPFRRVNAYDAVQEAAGVELPPPTELSTPRGLAYMSAIMLRYNIPLPSVRTAAKMFDKLIDYFITDRVVEPTFVTDHPLFMSPLAMEQRTRPGLSARFELFINGTEYCNAYSELNDPQEQYYRFQQQLLDRQTGDDEAMALDETFLKALQVGLPPTAGWGMGIDRVAMLLNGSSTIREDILFPLLRHDATSHDAKRRCKTASFFGFNHNMTLFCLNALEEEMLKRAAPTESLEKIRQLRQCLSTMQQRDMVTYAPEDGAPRGWRYEATMAVLRLFCYRGKY